Proteins from one Syntrophorhabdaceae bacterium genomic window:
- a CDS encoding uroporphyrinogen decarboxylase family protein, translating into MHKTPQELYAEREKRYADAIALRTPDRVPIAVSFAFFPARYCGFTHADMMYDLDKVWEAQLKTTIDFAPDMAQNPFGSRGIGPLLDILDFQQLKWPGRQLPADVSFQFVEGEYMKADEYDHFLSDTSDFMVRKYWPRLCGELKAFEQLPPIHTIISYYLGLVGFGAFGMPEVQSALKTLMKAGEEIIKSRSYAQRFNEKLKEEGFPSLAGGGTQAPFDTLGDFFRGTKGLMLDMYRRPQLVEKACEKLLPYMLEMALAGAKRSGNTKILIPLHKGLDGFMSLEQFKRFYWPTFRELMIGIINEGLNPCPFWEGDCTSRLEFIKDIPPAKACYSFEATDMTKAKDILGDGICIKGGLPISVLATGTPEDVKAHCKKLIDHCGRGGGFIMDASTGLDDAKPENVKMMFEFTKEYSTYR; encoded by the coding sequence ATGCACAAGACGCCTCAAGAGCTTTATGCCGAACGGGAAAAACGATACGCAGATGCTATCGCGCTCAGAACGCCTGACAGGGTGCCCATAGCTGTTTCCTTTGCATTCTTCCCCGCACGCTACTGCGGGTTTACCCATGCAGATATGATGTACGATCTTGACAAAGTTTGGGAAGCACAATTGAAGACGACCATCGATTTTGCGCCCGATATGGCTCAAAACCCATTCGGCTCCAGAGGTATCGGCCCTTTACTCGATATCCTCGATTTTCAACAGCTGAAGTGGCCGGGACGCCAGTTGCCTGCCGATGTTTCTTTCCAATTTGTGGAAGGTGAGTACATGAAGGCGGATGAGTACGATCATTTCCTTTCTGACACGAGTGATTTCATGGTGCGCAAGTACTGGCCCAGGCTCTGCGGAGAACTCAAGGCCTTCGAACAATTGCCGCCAATCCACACGATAATTAGCTATTATCTGGGCCTCGTGGGTTTTGGGGCATTCGGTATGCCGGAAGTTCAGAGCGCGCTTAAAACCCTCATGAAGGCGGGCGAGGAAATCATTAAGAGCCGTTCTTATGCTCAAAGATTCAATGAAAAGTTGAAAGAGGAAGGATTCCCATCCCTGGCAGGAGGAGGCACGCAAGCCCCCTTCGACACGCTGGGCGATTTCTTCCGTGGAACCAAGGGCCTTATGCTCGATATGTACAGGAGGCCTCAGTTGGTCGAGAAAGCCTGCGAAAAGTTATTGCCTTACATGCTGGAAATGGCCCTCGCTGGCGCGAAGAGATCTGGAAACACGAAGATTCTCATCCCTCTTCACAAAGGGCTTGACGGATTCATGTCTCTCGAACAATTCAAGCGTTTTTACTGGCCCACGTTCCGCGAACTCATGATCGGCATCATCAACGAGGGGCTCAATCCCTGCCCGTTCTGGGAGGGTGATTGTACCTCCCGGCTTGAGTTCATAAAAGATATTCCGCCAGCAAAGGCCTGCTACTCATTTGAGGCAACGGATATGACGAAGGCCAAAGATATCCTGGGAGATGGTATTTGCATAAAAGGCGGACTGCCCATCTCTGTCCTTGCTACAGGAACGCCTGAAGATGTGAAAGCCCACTGCAAGAAGCTTATCGATCATTGCGGAAGGGGAGGCGGTTTCATCATGGATGCTTCGACGGGCCTCGATGACGCTAAACCGGAGAACGTGAAGATGATGTTCGAATTTACAAAAGAATACAGTACTTACAGATAG
- the dctP gene encoding TRAP transporter substrate-binding protein DctP: MKKISVFIIALSIIVLMTTVMPSGAIAQQKVIELTYGTPYGPDHIFSKTDQRWMAKIEKETNGRVKFKPFWGGAIIGASANAMDEMVKNVADVGFISPGQAKTGYDVSKALFLFFTGVNPADERRIFFEMLKRFPEIEAEYKGLKVMGWSSGTQYDLLARKPVRKLADMKGMRVKTLGEITSVLKDLGVEGVNSPMTEVYVSMQKGILDGAFVTYNTLDILRLAEVAKYYTMLNLVRPSTGSRVMSLVAWSKLPPDIQKVFQSNVEWFSTESDNDQIKSDMEGKEFGKKNGVEYITLPKEDMAKFYSLILDKAAKEAKNLDAKGLPGTKILTEVQRLRGGR; this comes from the coding sequence AACAGTTATGCCTTCCGGCGCTATAGCCCAGCAGAAAGTCATCGAGCTTACCTATGGCACGCCCTACGGTCCGGACCATATCTTCAGCAAAACAGATCAGAGATGGATGGCTAAGATAGAGAAGGAGACCAACGGACGGGTGAAGTTCAAACCATTCTGGGGTGGGGCCATCATTGGGGCTTCGGCAAATGCCATGGATGAGATGGTTAAAAACGTTGCTGACGTGGGGTTCATCTCTCCGGGTCAGGCAAAAACAGGGTACGACGTCTCCAAGGCACTGTTCCTTTTCTTTACAGGTGTAAACCCTGCGGATGAAAGGCGCATCTTCTTCGAGATGCTGAAGAGGTTCCCCGAGATTGAAGCCGAATATAAGGGGCTCAAGGTCATGGGATGGAGTTCGGGCACCCAGTATGATCTGTTGGCCCGCAAACCCGTGCGCAAGCTTGCCGACATGAAAGGCATGCGGGTCAAGACTCTCGGTGAAATCACCTCAGTACTCAAGGATCTGGGTGTAGAAGGAGTAAACTCGCCCATGACGGAAGTCTACGTGAGCATGCAGAAGGGCATCCTTGACGGGGCATTCGTCACCTACAATACACTCGACATTCTGCGATTAGCTGAAGTCGCCAAGTATTACACTATGCTCAATCTGGTAAGGCCCAGTACGGGCTCGCGCGTCATGAGCCTTGTTGCATGGAGCAAATTACCCCCTGACATCCAGAAGGTCTTTCAGAGCAACGTCGAATGGTTCTCTACAGAGTCGGACAACGACCAGATAAAGAGTGACATGGAGGGAAAGGAATTCGGCAAGAAGAACGGCGTAGAGTACATTACGCTCCCAAAGGAAGACATGGCAAAATTCTACAGCTTGATCCTGGACAAAGCCGCCAAAGAAGCAAAGAATCTCGATGCCAAGGGGCTTCCGGGTACAAAGATTCTCACCGAGGTGCAGAGACTCAGGGGAGGAAGGTAA